A stretch of DNA from Vicinamibacteria bacterium:
TTCCCGCGAGCTCGTCTTGAAGCTGGAGGAAGTTCTGATTGGCCTTGAGCTCGGGATAGCGCTCGACCGCGACCAGGAGCCGGCTCAGAGCGCTCGAGAGCTGCCCTTGCGCCTCTTGGAAGCGCCGGAAGTTCTCGGGGTCGTTGACGATGTCGGCGCCCATCTGGACCTGTCCGGCCGTCGCGCGCGCCTCCGCGACCGCCGTAAACGTCTCCTGCTCGAAGTTGGCCACTCCCTTCACCGTCTCGACCAGGTTGGG
This window harbors:
- a CDS encoding LemA family protein, with the translated sequence PNLVETVKGVANFEQETFTAVAEARATAGQVQMGADIVNDPENFRRFQEAQGQLSSALSRLLVAVERYPELKANQNFLQLQDELAGTENRIGVERQRFNEAAQVYNAQRRRFPTRIVASWFGFGEKAYFEAVEGAEQAPQVEFDFRER